The genomic stretch CGAATTTCGGGTCGAACCAAGCGCCCGCGTCCATCGCCTTCATTTCCGCCAGCGTCAAGTCGCAGACGTTCGCCTTGACCCCCGTCGTGCGCTCCGTATCGTCGTCATGAATGACGACTATCTCGTTGTCCTTCGTCAGCGTACAGTCCAACTCGAACCAATCGGCGCCCATGTCGATGGCGGCGCGAAACGAGGATGCCGTGTTCTCCGGCGCATATGCGCTCGCGCCCCGGTGCGCAATTACCTCGACCTTCCCACGCGGCCCCTCCGGCTTTCGCGCCGTGGAGCAGCCCGCCCCGGCAACCAGTCCCGCTACTGCTATGTACATGATCGCTTTCATCATCCCTTCAGCTTTTCCATGTTCTGGGAGCATTTCCCGCCCGCGAAACGGCGCAAGTATAAACGAGTGACGGCAGCGAATGCACTGGTGGGCGCCGCGCGGCCCTTCCAAAGGAATATCGCCGCACGATTGATGTTATCACTGACGCGGCCTAAAATAGGGGTTTCTGAAACATGTCGCGCCCAACCATCGCGGACTGTGCGGCGCGAAAAACAACCAAGACCGCGAAAGTTGCCAGAAGTCGTGAGCACGGAACGCAGAAAAGGTCTGGTCGAGG from Candidatus Hydrogenedentota bacterium encodes the following:
- a CDS encoding glycerophosphodiester phosphodiesterase, whose translation is MYIAVAGLVAGAGCSTARKPEGPRGKVEVIAHRGASAYAPENTASSFRAAIDMGADWFELDCTLTKDNEIVVIHDDDTERTTGVKANVCDLTLAEMKAMDAGAWFDPKF